A region of Ictidomys tridecemlineatus isolate mIctTri1 chromosome 4, mIctTri1.hap1, whole genome shotgun sequence DNA encodes the following proteins:
- the Exosc3 gene encoding exosome complex component RRP40 isoform X2, with protein sequence MAEAVQFAAESLAGGRARAARTVLDQVVLPGEELLLPEQEDVEGPGGAGERPLRLNAGTRSRLRVVCGPGLRRCGDRLLVTKCGRLRHKDPGSGSSGGVYWVDSQQKRYVPVKGDHVIGIVTAKSGDIFKVDVGGSEPASLSYLAFEGATKRNRPNVQVGDLIYGQFVVANKDMEPEMVCIDSCGRANGMGVIGHDGLLFKVTLGLIRKLLAPECEIIQEVGKLYPLEIVFGMNGRIWVKAKTIQQTLILANILEACEHMTADQRKQIFARLAEN encoded by the exons ATGGCTGAAGCCGTGCAGTTTGCGGCTGAATCTCTCGCGGGTGGCAGGGCACGAGCTGCGCGCACAGTACTCGATCAGGTGGTGCTCCCGGGTGAGGAGCTGCTGCTGCCGGAACAGGAGGATGTGGAAGGCCCTGGTGGTGCGGGGGAGCGACCGTTGCGCCTTAATGCTGGGACGCGCTCGCGGTTACGCGTAGTGTGTGGCCCCGGCTTGCGGCGCTGCGGAGACCGCCTGCTGGTTACAAAGTGTGGCCGTCTCCGTCACAAGGACCCCGGGAGTGGCAGCAGTGGTGGTGTTTACTGGGTGGACTCGCAACAGAAGCGG TATGTACCAGTGAAAGGAGACCATGTGATTGGCATAGTGACTGCTAAATCTGGAGATATATTCAAAGTTGATGTTGGAGGGAGTGAACCAGCTTCTTTGTCTTATTTGGCATTTGAAGGTGCAACTAAAAGAAACAGACCAAATGTGCAG GTTGGAGATCTCATCTATGGTCAATTTGTAGTTGCTAATAAAGATATGGAACCAGAGATGGTCTGTATTGACAGCTGTGGACGAGCTAATGGAATGGGTGTGATTGGACATGATGGTCTGCTTTTTAAAGTGACTTTGGGCCTAATTAGAAA GTTATTAGCTCCAGAATGTGAAATCATACAGGAAGTGGGAAAACTCTATCCACTGGAAATTGTGTTTGGAATGAATGGAAGAATATGGGTAAAGGCAAAAACCATTCAGCAAACTTtaattttggcaaatattttagaAGCTTGTGAACACATGACAGCAgatcaaagaaaacaaatctttGCCAGATTGGCAGAAAATTGA
- the Exosc3 gene encoding exosome complex component RRP40 isoform X1, translating into MAEAVQFAAESLAGGRARAARTVLDQVVLPGEELLLPEQEDVEGPGGAGERPLRLNAGTRSRLRVVCGPGLRRCGDRLLVTKCGRLRHKDPGSGSSGGVYWVDSQQKRYVPVKGDHVIGIVTAKSGDIFKVDVGGSEPASLSYLAFEGATKRNRPNVQVISSRM; encoded by the exons ATGGCTGAAGCCGTGCAGTTTGCGGCTGAATCTCTCGCGGGTGGCAGGGCACGAGCTGCGCGCACAGTACTCGATCAGGTGGTGCTCCCGGGTGAGGAGCTGCTGCTGCCGGAACAGGAGGATGTGGAAGGCCCTGGTGGTGCGGGGGAGCGACCGTTGCGCCTTAATGCTGGGACGCGCTCGCGGTTACGCGTAGTGTGTGGCCCCGGCTTGCGGCGCTGCGGAGACCGCCTGCTGGTTACAAAGTGTGGCCGTCTCCGTCACAAGGACCCCGGGAGTGGCAGCAGTGGTGGTGTTTACTGGGTGGACTCGCAACAGAAGCGG TATGTACCAGTGAAAGGAGACCATGTGATTGGCATAGTGACTGCTAAATCTGGAGATATATTCAAAGTTGATGTTGGAGGGAGTGAACCAGCTTCTTTGTCTTATTTGGCATTTGAAGGTGCAACTAAAAGAAACAGACCAAATGTGCAG GTTATTAGCTCCAGAATGTGA
- the LOC120889850 gene encoding uncharacterized protein LOC120889850: MSVLRCLGALRQPSFLRLVTSRVWNRLPVVTLNLRLFEAQQEEKSKPISRYPIPYKKDLPFDIVELMEEIEKKTGFLPNVLKVLSYRPLEFRAFFAYYNAIYNKTTGQLSRADKELIIVVTSLVNRSLYHVVVHGAWYRVYSKNPVLSDQVCVNWRKSDLPAREKAMLEFALAVSRADDITDDHFKKLEIYGFSREDAWDIAAISSFYAMANRLAHFIKLVPNKEFYFMGRTSDHRE; the protein is encoded by the exons ATGTCGGTGCTTCGCTGCCTCGGCGCCTTGAGGCAGCCG TCTTTTCTTCGCCTTGTGACAAGTAGAGTTTGGAACAGGTTGCCTGTGGTGACCCTGAACCTGCGTCTTTTTGAGGCTCAGCAGGAAGAGAAGTCCAAACCCATCAGTCGTTACCCTATTCCCTACAAGAAGGACCTGCCTTTTGACATTGTAGAGCTCATGGAGGAGATAGAAAAGAAG ACAGGATTTTTACCAAATGTATTGAAAGTTTTGTCTTACCGGCCATTGGAATTCCGAGCCTTCTTTGCTTATTACAATGCCATCTACAACAAAACAACag gaCAGCTCAGCAGAGCAGATAAGGAACTCATCATTGTAGTGACCAGCCTGGTCAACAGGAGCCTATACCATGTGGTTGTCCATGGTGCTTGGTACAGGGTCTACTCAAAGAACCCAGTGCTCTCTGACCAG GTCTGTGTGAATTGGAGAAAGTCTGACCTTCCTGCTCGggaaaaagcaatgctggagttTGCACTTGCTGTTTCCCGAGCTGATGATATAACAGATGACCATTTCAAAAAGCTTGAGATATATGGCTTCAGTAGAGAAGATGCCTGGGACATAGCTGCCATTTCATCTTTTTATGCCATGGCCAATCGCCTTGCTCATTTTATCAAACTCGTTCCCAACAAAGAATTCTACTTTATGGGCAGAACTAGTGATCATCGAGAGTGA